A single region of the Colletotrichum destructivum chromosome 12, complete sequence genome encodes:
- a CDS encoding Putative P-loop containing nucleoside triphosphate hydrolase translates to MASMTSDADNKVDKARVKFLDGIAIHMEHLSFDGAAQQQDEILSSPLITVSLLNAPPPPQFDLFGGSLSQSCPLSPASRVFYNITCPSSVFICGSQGLGKSNTFACLLENCLIPSKLGNLPQPLAGIVFHFDSFVSDAGCLPCEAAFLASHDKASVRVLCTPTNVRTIQSIYSGISQVKIDALNLSDQDLNTRRMLDLMAVGEGGMPLYLHVVNRVLRDMRLEQQRNGQDFSYSSSKKKLDQEDLTPAQRGPLSQRLDTLESFMVKGKTKHGRIDWEPKAGQLTVVDLSCPCVTAEMTRLLFNICLSLFLEQKSHIGEAHKYMQESDESKTLASSLLSTIRLQRHLGVRVFISTQEPTASTKLLGLCTVTVVHRFTSPDWLHTLRGHIAGVSSVSATAPKQQEPIGHVDPVVGGGKDSANDLFAKIVSLQTGQALVFAPSAVIGLAHTENDTMTAVQRLALRLLVVKVRSRLTQDGGKTVIN, encoded by the exons ATGGCTTCAATGACATCTGACGCCGACAATAAGGTCGACAAAGCGAGGGTGAAATTTTTGGATGGAATTGCCATCCACATGGAACATCTCAGCTTtgatggcgccgcccagcaacAAGACGAGATCCTATCCAGCCCTCTTATCACCGTTTCCCTGCTCAATGCTCCGCCCCCGCCTCAGTTTGATCTCTTCGGCGGCAGCCTGTCGCAGAGTTGCCCGctctcgccggcgtcacgCGTATTTTACAACATCACCTGCCCTTCTAGCGTGTTCATTTGTGGCAGCCAGGGGTTGGGCAAAAGCAACACGTTCGCGTGTCTTTTGGAGAACTGCCTCATACCAAGCAAGCTTGGGAACTTGCCACAACCTCTTGCTGGCATCGTCTTTCACTTTGACAGCTTCGTGTCGGACGCTGGATGTCTTCCATGTGAGGCAGCGTTCCTGGCGTCTCATGACAAGGCTTCGGTCCGAGTTCTGTGCACCCCGACAAATGTTCGCACCATCCAG AGCATCTATAGCGGCATCTCCCAAGTCAAAATCGATGCTCTGAACCTGAGCGACCAGGATCTCAACACCCGGAGAATGCTCGACCTCATGGCAGTCGGAGAAGGCGGCATGCCACTCTACCTCCACGTGGTGAACCGCGTTCTTCGGGACATGCGGTTGGAACAGCAGAGAAATGGACAAGACTTCAGCTACTCATCTTCCAAGAAGAAATTGGACCAAGAGGATCTTACCCCGGCGCAGCGCGGCCCCTTGAGCCAGCGCCTCGACACGCTGGAAAGTTTTATGGTCAAAGGCAAAACCAAGCACGGAAGAATTGACTGGGAGCCGAAG GCTGGACAACTCACTGTCGTCGACCTCTCCTGTCCCTGCGTCACGGCAGAGATGACACGCTTGCTCTTCAACATCTGCCTCTCGCTCTTCTTAGAGCAAAAGTCGCACATTGGCGAAGCACACAAATACATGCAAGAATCGGACGAGAGCAAGACCCTGGCCAGTTCGTTGCTGAGCACAATCCGCCTGCAGCGACATCTCGGCGTTCGCGTGTTTATCTCAACTCAGGAGCCCACCGCGTCGACCAAGCTCCTTGGCCTGTGTACGGTGACGGTAGTTCATCGGTTCACTTCGCCGGATTGGCTGCACACGCTGCGTGGCCATATCGCTGGTGTCTCTTCTGTTTCAGCCACTGCGCCAAAACAGCAGGAACCCATCGGGCATGTTGATCCCGTCGTGGGTGGGGGAAAGGATTCGGCCAACGACCTTTTCGCGAAGATCGTATCTCTGCAAACAGGACAAGCTCTTGTGTTCGCGCCTAGCGCGGTCATTGGACTGGCACATACAGAGAACGACACGATGACCGCCGTTCAGCGACTGGCCCTTCGGCTCCTCGTGGTCAAGGTCCGGTCCCGGCTGACCCAGGACGGCGGAAAGACAGTGATAAATTAG